Proteins found in one Oryza glaberrima chromosome 4, OglaRS2, whole genome shotgun sequence genomic segment:
- the LOC127770971 gene encoding tubulin-folding cofactor B, whose protein sequence is MSSSSSKLHLPADDSVLLLLTHSNLSTFSSDIRVSKQTSVEALKDKLWRKTGTSVAFMRLQLRDDTGAMIADLDHDDATLASYSPYDGVKGIRFFECPQGHGAIVRPEKVKVGDYPERDPFEEEEI, encoded by the exons atgtcgtcgtcctcgtccaaGCTGCATCTCCCGGCTGACGAcagcgtcctcctcctcctcacgcaCTCCAACCTCTCCACCTTCTCCTCCGACATCCGCGTCTCCAAGCAG ACCTCCGTCGAGGCGCTCAAGGACAAGCTCTGGAGGAAGACCGGCACATCCGTTGCCTTCATGCGCCTCCAGCTCCGCGACGACACCGGCGCCATGATCGCCGACCTCGACCACGATGACGCCACCCTCGCCTCCTACTCCCCATACGACGG GGTGAAAGGCATTCGCTTTTTCGAGTGTCCTCAAGGGCATGGAGCTATTGTTAGGCCAGAGAAAGTAAAG GTCGGGGACTACCCAGAGAGGGACCCTTTTGAAGAGGAGGAGATCTAG
- the LOC127770268 gene encoding uncharacterized protein LOC127770268 yields the protein MAAMAMVSVQLTVAARPLRSRRALSVFTCAAPPRQRPPPGPTKHRRLRHDADAQPPRKRGHPPPPPPRRTRTRGPPARPQQSYTDDDEEEDDQDEEEGSFGGGTRAAAMPKPPAGFVLDDQGRCIAAASKRIVTIIDDTNNRPLECIIRRVFRSTLDHDCMLLCPVDMPVQVLKSANFSGWIAVDDDQIKEIIPSVAYALARVHMHFVESGFCYTARGGFCFPEDAIQEFHDSGDGGDSVPFEGVEICCFNLDGAHYMIYTPVDPLLFVAVKDKDGVLRIAEDELMDDPAVVGAIDEETEFTALVEEEEALLESVLGER from the exons atggcggccatggcgatggtGTCCGTGCAACTCACAGTCGCGGCGAGGCCCCTGCGCTCCCGCCGCGCGCTCTCCGTCTTCACCTGCGCCGCACCCCCGAGGCAGCGGCCTCCTCCAGGCCCAACcaagcaccgccgcctccgccacgacGCCGACGCGCAGCCTCCCAGGAAGCGaggtcatcctcctcctcctcctcccaggcGCACCCGCACCCGGGGCCCTCCTGCTCGCCCCCAACAATCCTAcactgacgacgacgaggaagaggacgaccaagacgaggaggaggggagcttCGGTGGGGGCACCCGGGCTGCCGCCATGCCCAAGCCGCCCGCGGGCTTCGTGCTGGACGACCAGGGAAggtgcatcgccgccgcctccaagcGCATCGTCACCATC ATTGATGACACCAACAACCGGCCCTTGGAGTGCATCATCAGGAGGGTGTTCCGAAGCACACTAGACCACGACTGCATGCTCCTTTGCCCAGTTGACAT GCCTGTGCAGGTCCTTAAGAGCGCCAATTTCAGTGGCTGGATTGCT GTTGATGATGACCAGATTAAGGAAATCATTCCATCCGTTGCATATGCCCTCGCTAGAGTGCATATGCACTTTGTAGAGAGTGG ATTTTGTTATACAGCACGGGGTGGCTTTTGCTTTCCTGAAGACGCGATTCAAGAATTTCATG ATTCTGGTGACGGCGGTGATAGTGTACCTTTTGAAGGTGTAGAGATTTGTTGTTTCAATTTG GATGGCGCACATTATATGATTTATACACCAGTTGATCCTCTTCTGTTCGTTGCAGTGAAG GATAAAGATGGCGTGCTACGCATTGCTGAAGAT GAACTCATGGACGACCCTGCTGTTGTCGGTGCCATAGACGAAGAGACAGAATTCACAGCTTTGGTG gaggaggaagaggcccTTCTTGAATCGGTGCTGGGTGAAAGATGA
- the LOC127770266 gene encoding uncharacterized protein LOC127770266 gives MGLKVEDDPPSSGSVADADDSTDRLCRVCHCVEPDLRGHSALAFLGILPPPSSPDEDADDVATATATNNNVLEFVSPRGEIFVCTAATTDLESGPLHHHHHLMDLGCSCKNDLALAHYACALKWFITHGSTVCEICGHVAVNVRPADFNKVLASLKEYEALRERTSTGDLSYLHYGADSGVDPDAVAAIRRQRLSEISSWFNPQNSHLAISQGQTEQTPASPSNNSIHHGAVVTTVVHTRWSLEGTGVFLAIGLGVIVLAWLVAPHVGKKAAVICLHMLLGGLCALTIIISLRFVFPRIQYGSMRCWAILFVFWFLVFGVWASRTHSIRSS, from the exons ATGGGGCTCAAGGTGGAGGACGACCCGCCGTCCTCAGGCTCAGTTGCAGATGCAGATGATAGCACCGACAGACTTTGCCGAGTCTGTCACTGTGTCGAGCCTGATCTCAGAGGACACTCCGCCCTTGCTTTCTTAGGCATTctaccgccgccttcttctccaGATGAAGATGCAGATGATGTTgctaccgccaccgccaccaacaACAATGTCCTCGAGTTCGTAAGCCCCCGCGGCGAGATTTTTGtctgcaccgccgccaccaccgacctGGAATCAGGCCCTCtgcatcaccaccaccatctcatGGATCTAGGATGCTCCTGCAAGAACGACCTTGCTCTTGCGCATTACGCCTGCGCACTCAAGTGGTTCATCACCCATGGTTCTACTGTATGCGAGATTTGCGGACATGTCGCTGTAAATGTAAGGCCTGCGGATTTCAATAAGGTCCTCGCCTCCTTGAAGGAATATGAAGCTCTCAGGGAAAGGACTTCCACTGGAGACCTCTCTTACTTGCATTATGGGGCAGATTCAGGTGTCGATCCAGACGCTGTCGCCGCGATACGCAGACAGCGCCTCTCCGAGATATCCTCATGGTTCAACCCTCAAAATTCACACCTCGCTATTTCTCAGGGCCAAACCGAACAAACACCTGCTAGTCCAAGTAATAATTCTATACACCATGGTGCTGTGGTAACAACAGTAGTACACACAAGATGGAGTTTGGAGGGTACTGGAGTGTTTCTTGCCATTGGCCTAGGTGTTATTGTTCTTGCATGGTTAGTTGCTCCACATGTTGGTAAG AAAGCTGCTGTGATTTGTCTTCACATGCTTCTTGGAGGTTTATGTGCGTTGACTATAATAATCTCCCTGAGATTT GTTTTCCCAAGGATCCAATATGGATCTATGCGATGTTGGGCGATCTTGTTTGTGTTTTGGTTCCTGGTTTTTGGAGTTTGGGCATCACGGACCCACAGTATACGCTCCTCATGA
- the LOC127770976 gene encoding UDP-galactose transporter 1-like: protein MEQGGEAGTGGGLGNLRALLAILQWWGFNVTVIIINKWIFQKLDFKFPLTVSCVHFICSSIGAYIAIHVLKAKPLIQVEPEDRWRRIFPMSFVFCINIVLGNVSLRYIPVSFMQTIKSFTPATTVILQWLVWSKHFEWRIWASLVPIVGGILLTSITELSFNMFGFCAAMVGCLATSTKTILAESLLHGYKFDSINTVYYMAPFATMILALPAVLLEGGGVVTWFYTHDSIASALVIIIGSGVLAFCLNFSIFYVIHSTTAVTFNVAGNLKVAVAVLVSWLIFRNPISPMNAIGCAITLVGCTFYGYVRHLISQQQAVAPGTGSPTTSQTNSPRSRMEMLPLVGDKQEKV from the exons atggAGCAGGGGGGTGAGGCCGGCACCGGCGGTGGGCTGGGCAACCTGCGCGCGCTGCTGGCCATCCTCCAGTGGTGGGGCTTCAACGTCAccgtcatcatcatcaacaagtGGATCTTCCAG AAGCTGGATTTCAAATTTCCTCTGACGGTGTCTTGTGTCCACTTCATATGCTCTTCAATTGGGGCTTATATTGCAATCCATGTGCTCAAAGCAAAACCACTCATTCAAGTCGAACCAGAAGACCGTTGGAGAAGGATTTTTCCAATGTCATTTGTCTTCTGCATAAACATCGTGCTCGGAAATGTCAGCCTGCGCTACATCCCAGTCTCCTTTATGCAGACTATCAAATCTTTCACCCCTGCAACCACGG TTATTCTGCAGTGGTTAGTTTGGAGCAAGCATTTTGAGTGGCGCATATGGGCTTCGCTGGTCCCAATAGTTGGGGGAATACTCCTAACTTCAATAACAGAGCTTAGTTTCAACATGTTTGGTTTCTGTGCTGCCATGGTTGGCTGCCTTGCTACATCTACCAAGACCATTTTGGCAGAGTCTCTACTCCACGGATACAAATTTGACAG CATTAACACAGTGTACTACATGGCACCCTTTGCCACCATGATACTGGCTCTACCAGCAGTGTTACTTGAAGGAGGCGGTGTGGTTACCTGGTTCTACACACATGACTCCATTGCTTCTGCACTAGTTATCATCATAGGCTCTGGAGTGCTTGCATTTTGCCTAAACTTCTCCATTTTCTACGTGATCCATTCAACCACTGCAGTGACCTTCAATGTTGCTGGCAACCTGAAA GTTGCTGTTGCTGTATTGGTGTCATGGTTGATCTTCCGGAACCCTATCTCTCCTATGAATGCAATCGGATGCGCGATCACGCTCGTTGGCTGTACTTTTTATGGGTATGTGAGGCATTTGATCTCTCAACAGCAGGCTGTAGCTCCAGGAACAGGAAGCCCAACAACATCGCAAACAAATTCGCCGAGAAGTCGGATGGAGATGCTCCCCCTTGTAGGCGACAAGCAAGAAAAGGTTTAA
- the LOC127770975 gene encoding 1-phosphatidylinositol-3-phosphate 5-kinase FAB1A-like, which produces MNSVVEIMAISYPPEDGRYYCSSVAAGDDSPAAHHTNAHDDWDWDWVPPPPADAAAAAAADDDDDDGDPTPAGSPGSRGEDEEERQRAQMVSAMNGQLNMLASRFLASAGVEEEWLEVVTALSWEAALLIQTHACTAGNDMDPASHVKIKCVASGRRRQSQVVRGLVFRKNAAHKHMPTKCHRPTLLLLHGALGLDSHLGFSSFDSMEQDKLILRASISHIIHTCSPNVVMVEKTVSRDIQELLLHHGVTLLLDMKLHRLQRIARCSGAPLLSFSQLLHDCPNHLKHCDYFHIDKFFEDHNTTTTTSAAALNKPSKTLMFLEGFSNPLGCTILLRGASTQELKKIKQVLHYTIFAAYHLVVETSFFEDQRVFLNDTNVDGTPQITHQTSIVSNRSLPTDYDVTCTSRGSLLEYHDGDHKATVPFTNKPDSYTQDEGTAIHCEAPPSENLLSSVSGSLRRFIDIFRYQNIYLPVTSSQDTTGHQNEQDTETSQETASDTLTKDHSCEYMDQLSDLQEQVFAKTNQKMSQPDPFGTEKHQQNVEQYRAGENINSDTDEADDVMDSQSILILLSSQCVTKQVVCEESHLYRINYYGNFDVSLGRYLQDILQNQNLSCSSCGEPPDAHMYSYTHRNGNLTINVRRLLPQHHLPGESEGKIWMWTRCLRCEHERGISKSSRRVLISTEARNLSFGKFLELSFSSHSAARRLSVCGHLVNRDCLRFFGLGSKVAKFQYSSVEIYTACKPQRTLEFHNPDMREWFEQEGRNVLARGVKLFSEVSSLIQHMKIFSEVAINCGDSLPVKEVSQLEEMLIEEKAQFVDSLVKAVDESGMSSSSVNEILGVNCLYQDLLILLYVWDRRFHQIVECKSGRMANCVGKKEAAEFAGEPAATGESAVPFENGYIKEMQYSSETLTDENSRREEQHITKVPSFRVLEGTDTQLINPECGDNRETWIWSPLHELRESYRHELQAGYLERFELVNNYSPSHLSPLHKQSSAEFIVGPGGNVLCISEDEISSIISRALAISEERRHLLLDALMVEGEAAYSRGSESSKMEKSYSSLSETSSASSSWSSIGSSDSDASFSSDDLFSSYDSSLLSSLLHPEVSVNGKSSLKGKYSVICVHANQFYTLRKKCCPSELAYITSLSRCMKWDAQGGKSKAFFAKTLDDRFIIKQIKKTEFESFIEFAPDYFKHVYHSLDTGSQTCLAKILGIYQVKKIRHGKEVKLDLMVMENLLFGHKLSRIYDLKGVVFSRHVSDSNDHGTVYLDQNFVDDMRVSPIYVGGRTKHLLQRAIWNDTAFLTSINVMDYSLLVGVDKEKHEFVFGIIDYLRQYTWDKQLETWVKTSLVVPKNASPTVISPKEYKKRFRKFMAKYFLTVPDDWST; this is translated from the exons atgAATAGTGTAGTAGAGATCATGGCGATCAGTTACCCGCCGGAGGATGGCCGGTACTACTGTTCTTCCGTTGCCGCCGGCGATGATTCACCTGCGGCCCATCATACTAACGCCCACGACGACTGGGACTGGGACTGGGTACCCCCACCccctgctgatgctgctgctgctgcggcggcggacgacgacgacgacgatggcgatcCGACTCCTGCTGGTAGTCCTGGCAGCAGGggcgaagacgaggaggagcggcagaGGGCGCAGATGGTGAGCGCCATGAACGGGCAGCTGAACATGCTGGCCAGCCGGTTCCTGGCATCGGCGGGCGTGGAGGAGGAGTGGCTGGAGGTGGTGACGGCGCTGTCCTGGGAGGCGGCGCTGCTGATCCAGACCCACGCCTGCACCGCCGGCAACGACATGGACCCGGCCTCCCACGTGAAGATCAAGTGCGTGGCGTCCGGAAGGCGGCGGCAAAGCCAGGTGGTGCGGGGGCTGGTGTTCCGCAAGAACGCGGCGCACAAGCACATGCCCACCAAGTGCCACCgccccaccctcctcctcctccacggcgccctcggcctcgactcccatctcggcttctcctcctTCGACTCCATGGAGCAGGACAAGCTCATTCTCCGAGCCTCCATCTCCCACATCATCCACACCTGCAGCCCCAACGTCGTCATGGTCGAGAAGACCGTCTCCCGCGACATTCAGGAGCTCCTCCTGCACCACGGCGTCACTCTGCTGCTCGACATGAAGCTCCACCGCTTGCAGAGAATCGCTCGCTGTTCCGGTGCTCCCTTGCTCTCCTTCTCCCAGCTTCTCCATGATTGCCCCAACCACCTCAAGCACTGCGACTACTTCCACATCGACAAGTTCTTCGAGGACCAtaacaccaccaccactactagtGCTGCTGCCCTGAACAAGCCATCTAAAACATTGATGTTCTTGGAAGGCTTTTCCAACCCATTGGGATGCACC ATACTGCTCAGAGGCGCAAGCacccaagaactgaagaaaatcAAGCAAGTCTTGCACTACACAATATTCGCTGCATACCATCTGGTTGTTGAGACATCCTTCTTTGAAGATCAGAGGGTATTCTTGAATGATACAAATGTTGACGGGACACCACAAATCACTCATCAGACTTCCATTGTCTCAAATCGTTCCCTTCCTACTGATTATGATGTCACTTGTACTAGCAGGGGATCATTACTGGAATACCATGATGGGGATCACAAGGCTACAGTTCCTTTCACAAATAAACCAGACTCGTACACACAAGATGAGGGTACAGCCATCCACTGTGAAGCACCTCCATCTGAAAACCTGCTGTCCTCAGTCTCCGGATCACTCAGAAGATTCATTGATATATTCCGTTATCAGAATATTTATTTACCTGTAACTTCTTCTCAAGATACAACTGGTCATCAGAATGAACAAGATACTGAAACCAGCCAAGAAACGGCGTCTGATACCTTAACAAAGGATCATTCTTGTGAGTATATGGATCAGTTAAGTGATCTCCAGGAACAAGTATTCGCCAAAACCAACCAAAAAATGTCACAGCCTGATCCTTTCGGTACTGAAAAACATCAGCAGAATGTGGAACAGTACAGGGCCGGCGAAAATATAAATTCAGACACAGATGAGGCTGATGATGTAATGGATTCTCAGAGCATACTCATCTTGTTATCCAGCCAATGTGTTACGAAGCAGGTTGTCTGTGAGGAGAGCCATCTATACCGCATAAACTATTATGGGAATTTCGATGTCTCCTTAGGACGATATTTGCAAGACATTTTGCAGAATCAG AACCTAAGCTGTTCCTCATGTGGAGAGCCTCCAGATGCTCACATGTACTCTTACACCCACCGCAATGGAAATCTAACTATTAATGTGAGGCGTTTGCTGCCTCAGCATCATTTGCCTGGTGAATCTGAAGGAAAAATTTGGATGTGGACTAGATGTCTAAGATGTGAGCATGAGAGAGGGATATCCAAATCATCTCGGAGAGTGCTAATATCAACTGAAGCGCGTAATCTCTCCTTTGGCAAGTTCCTTGAACTCAGTTTCTCAAGCCACTCTGCTGCTAGAAGGCTATCAGTTTGTGGGCATTTGGTCAACAGGGACTGCTTGCGATTTTTTGG GTTGGGTTCCAAAGTTGCAAAGTTCCAATATTCATCAGTTGAAATTTACACTGCCTGCAAACCGCAACGAACCCTTGAGTTTCACAATCCCGATATGCGTGAGTGGTTCGAGCAAGAGGGAAGAAAT GTTCTTGCGAGAGGAGTTAAGCTTTTCTCTGAAGTTTCTAGCTTAATACAGCACATGAAGATTTTCTCTGAGGTGGCAATTAACTGTGGAGACTCTCTTCCTGTCAAAGAAGTTTCCCAACTTGAAGAGATGCTAATTGAAGAAAAAGCTCAGTTTGTG GATTCTCTGGTGAAGGCTGTTGATGAAAGCGGGATGTCTAGCTCCTCTGTGAATGAGATTCTTGGTGTAAATTGTCTCTACCAGGATCTTCTGATTCTACTGTACGTGTGGGACCGTCGTTTCCATCAAATTGTTGAGTGTAAGTCTGGAAGAATGGCTAATTGTGTCGGCAAGAAGGAAGCTGCTGAATTTGCCGGTGAACCAGCTGCAACTGGTGAAAGTGCAGTGCCCTTTGAGAATGGATATATCAAGGAAATGCAGTACAGCAGCGAAACCTTAACTGATGAAAATTCACGGCGTGAGGAGCAACATATCACAAAAGTGCCTTCTTTCAGAGTCTTGGAAGGTACAGATACGCAGTTGATAAATCCTGAATGTGGGGATAACAGGGAAACATGGATTTGGAGTCCATTGCACGAGTTAAGAGAGAGTTACAGGCATGAACTGCAGGCCGGGTATTTGGAAAGATTCGAACTTGTCAACAACTATTCTCCATCTCATCTATCCCCCCTGCACAAACAATCATCTGCTGAGTTCATAGTTGGTCCAGGTGGCAATGTGTTGTGCATATCAGAGGATGAAATATCCAGCATAATATCCCGCGCACTGGCCATATCGGAGGAACGTCGCCATCTTTTACTAGATGCTCTCATGGTTGAAGGTGAGGCAGCCTACAGCAGGGGGAGTGAGAGCTCTAAGATGGAGAAATCTTACAGCTCATTATCTGAAACTTCTTCGGCCTCTTCGTCGTGGTCATCTATTGGATCTTCAGACTCAGATGCAAGCTTTTCATCTGACGACCTCTTCTCCAGCTATGATAGCTCACTTCTGTCATCCTTACTTCATCCTGAAGTATCTGTCAATGGGAAATCATCTCTCAAAGGGAAATACTCGGTTATTTGTGTACATGCCAATCAGTTTTACACCCTTCGGAAGAAATGCTGCCCATCTGAGCTTGCATATATCACTTCCTTGAGCCGGTGCATGAAGTGGGATGCTCAAGGTGGAAAAAGTAAGGCTTTCTTTGCAAAAACATTGGATGACAGGTTCATcatcaagcaaataaagaagacaGAGTTTGAATCCTTCATAGAATTCGCACCCGATTACTTTAAGCATGTGTATCATTCTCTCGACACTGGGAGCCAAACTtgtcttgccaaaattttaggaATCTATCAG GTTAAGAAAATCAGACATGGCAAGGAAGTGAAGCTTGATCTGATGGTGATGGAAAATCTTCTCTTCGGACACAAATTGTCAAGGATATATGATCTCAAAGGTGTTGTTTTCTCCAGACATGTCTCTGATTCGAATGACCATGGAACTGTTTACTTGGATCAAAACTTTGTCGATGATATGCGTGTTTCCCCTATATATGTTGGTGGAAGAACGAAACATCTCTTGCAGCGGGCAATCTGGAACGACACAGCTTTTCTCACT TCAATTAATGTTATGGACTACTCGTTACTGGTGGGAGTGGACAAAGAAAAGCATGAGTTTGTATTTGGCATCATAGATTACCTAAGGCAGTATACATGGGACAAGCAACTGGAGACGTGGGTGAAAACTTCTTTGGTAGTGCCAAAGAATGCTTCACCAACAGTAATCTCACCCAAAGAGTACAAGAAGAGGTTTAGGAAGTTCATGGCCAAGTATTTCCTGACAGTTCCAGACGATTGGAGTACATAG